The sequence GGAATGAGTCTGAAATCGTTTAATCTGGGAGCGCGGGCGTCCCGCCTGCATGTCCGCAAGTATTGTAAAAATGCGGGCAGGACGCCCGCGCTCCCGGAGATCTCAAAATAGGTAAGTTATTTAAGACCCGTTCCTTATCGTCATAAGCTCAGTAACTTTGCACCATGGAATATTCGCAGAATATAAACCGACTTTTCAGCAATTCTATACACCACCCGATATTTTTTATATATCAGATGGCGGTAGTTGGTACCAAAGAAGTCATTTTCCGGTATAAAGGGGTTGCGATCGGGAAAAGTTTCAAGAGAATATACCTCTTCTTCCAGTTGAAGGATGAAGTGTTTTGCAGTATTGATGCTATCGTCTGCAATATAATAATATATTTTTTCCAGATCATTTTGCACTTCCCGGGTCAATCTAACCTGATATTTCTTTATCACATTTAAATTCCTTGAAAAAATTTCTCGCTTCTTTATATCGCTTGTTTTTTATATCCTCTTCTCCCGGTATGAGAAGCTTGAGCAGGTTAAATGCACTTGCAATTTTTTCATATTCATTTGCTCCAAGAAGTACAGCTTCCGCTTTCCCATTAACTGTTAAAATAACGGGACGTTTGGTTCTATTTATTTGTTCAAGTATAGAATTTGTATTCCTCTTTAAATCAGTAATTGAACGGATATCCTCTGTTATACTTAATGTCATTTTATCACCGCTTGAATACTTAAAGGTTATAATTTGATGTTTTTAGTATGTACTGTTTGATGATAATTGGTCAAGTCGTTTATATATAACCCCCGTGCATTTTTAGCGGTGACTCCGGCATGTTTGAGCGTTTTTTCTATATATTTTTTATTGTATGATCAAGCCCCTTTTTTTAAAGTTTGAAGGTGTAATTGCAAAAACAAAGAATAATCTATATACTGGTTGTAAGTTGTTATTATCTTGGTTAAAAGTGAAGCTATTTAATTGAAAATTATCACCAATTCTTTGGTGTGTTTTGTCGGCCGGTTTGGTTATTTCAAATTTACATAAAGAGCTTGTTTTATGGCTGAACGTAAAAAATTTCCTCTGGGAACGCAAGATTTTGAGACCTTAAAGAAAAATTCTGAATTCTATTTGGATAAAACTCCGCAGTTACATTCTCTGCTGGAAAATAGTGGTCGTTATAACTTTCTGTCACGTCCCCGTCGTTTTGGTAAAAGTTTAATGCTTTCCGTTCTTAAAAACCTTTTTTTAGGGAATAAGGAACTATTTGAAGGGTTGTACATTTACGATTACTTTGAGTTTAAAAAATATCCTGTTCTGCACTTGAGCTTTGCTGGAATTTCTAAAAGTGATGATCTGGGGGAATACATCAAATATAATGGTAAGATTCATATTGATGAGAAGGTAATCAAGATTAAGGATTTTGATTATTTTAATATTGGAGCAATCCTGGAGGAAACCAGTCAGAAAGCGGGGCAACCAGCAGTGGTGCTAATTGATGAATATGATAAACCCATTCTGGTTCACTTAAAAAATGTTCAAAAAGCAGAAGAAGTCAGAGACTTTTTTCAAGGCTTTTATGCACCAGTTAAAGACAGTGATCAATACATCAAATTTTTTATGATGACAGGTTTAACTAAGCTGATGAAGATGAGTATTTTTTCTGAATTAAATCATCTTAAAGATATTAGTTTTGTGGGTAGATATACAGATCTGATCGGTTATACTCAGAATGAAGTTGAAAAAAACTTTAGAGAAGAAATAAACGTTATTGCACAAAAAAAAGACAAGGGCGTTCAGCAACTTTTGCAACAGATCAAAGAAGAATATAACGGTTTCAATTTTGGTGATAAACAGTTATACAACCCGTGGGATATAAACAACTTTATTGAGAATGAAGCGTTTGGATACTATTGGTCGGAAACAGGTATCCCTAGTGCGATTAGTGCCTATATGCAAAGCACAGCTGTTGATATTCAGAATATTATTGATAAGGAAAGAAATAATACGCTGTCTGTTAACGAAATGAAATTAAGAGTTCAAGATTTACAACAACTACAGCCGGAAGTATTGTTATTTAATGCAGGATATTTAGCCATTCGATATAAGGATGAAAAAAATCATTATTATTTGAAATTTCCTAACAAAGAAGCGGAACAGGTTATGTTGGAATATTTCTTAGACTTGAGTTTAGGGAAGAATTATGACCTGGATGAATGGAAAGAAGTTTCTAATCAAATAACTTCGGGAATTTTCGCTAAAAATCAAGAGACCATTCAAGCAGGAATTACAAAACTTATTTACCAGAACTGCGCCCATCTCCCTTATGATTGGCATAATAAAAACCCTGAAGGCTGGTTGAAATCAATGGTGGGAGTAGCCATTCGTATGAACAATATTTATTACATCGGCGAGAACCAGAATATTATTGGTCGCACTGATTTGCATATTCCCAAAGATGATACCGTGTATGTTTTAGAGTTTAAGGTTGATGGGAATACAGAAGAGGCGATTAAACAGATCGAAGATAACTACGAGTTAAGTTATAAAAATAGTTTTGCCAAAGTCGTCAAAATTGGTATCAATTGGGACAGGCAAGGCAAAGAGGTTGAGGCGTTGCTTGCACTATGATATAATGCAAGCAAATAATGTATGAATGGAGATGATATCATGCCATCAATCACAGTCAGAAACGTACCGGATGAGGTTCATCGCGCTTTGCGGGTTAGAGCGGCAAAGCATGGCCGAAGCGCCGAAGCGGAAATTCGTGAAATATTGGAGAATGCTGTCCAGCCGGAAGGAAGAGTAAAACTTGGTTCGTTACTTGCTCGCATCGGGCGTAAAATTAATTTGACAGATGGTGAATTTTCGATTTTTGAGCAGAGTCGAGATAAAACTCCGGCCAAACCGCTGGATTTTTAAATGATACTGCTATATACAAATGTAATTTCGGAACCGTTGCGTCGTTCTCCTGAGACCCGTGTTATCAATTGGATTGATGCACAATCTCTTGAAACGCTTTATTTATAAGCAATTACTGTTGCTGAATTGCGTTTTGGCGTTGCAAGCCTTCCTGTTGGAAAGCGACGAGATGAATTGGAAACCTGTATTGAAAATCAAATTTTGCCTCTCTTTGCCGGACGTGTTCGTCCGTTTGATATTGACTGCACGACCGCTTATGCCGAGCTCATGGCAAAAGCCAAAGCCTCAGGCTTGGCAATTGCTGCGGCGGATGGATATATTGCGGCAATTGCTGCTACTAACCGATTTAGCGTCGCAACAAGAGATGTTAGCCCGTTCCAGGCTGCAGGTGTCAATGTTATTAATCCTTGGGAGTTCCGTGGATAGTATTCCGTAACAGCCTGACGAGTTACTTTTTATAGTGCTAAACCGATACAGGCTTGTCTGGAGAAGTGGAAAGTGTTTGAAAGAAATACAAGAGAACCCAAAACATTTATTATTACTGAAGCAGGCCTTAATCATAACGGGTCTGCTAATCTTGCAAACAAAATGGTAGAAAAAGCTGCCCAGGGTCAAACCTGCACGAACGAATATGGTCACCAGCGATAGCAGCGGATGTATTGTGGACTTTGAGATTCAGGAAGGCAAAGGTGTCATTCGCAGTTATATTGTGAATTTGGGCAAAAAGTGGCGGGATGATCCCCCCAGACACCGGTCATGGCATTTGACCGTCAAGGTTACTGAGCCGAATTCTTCTATGGCCTCATCAATGAGCGGATTCCTTTTGTGACATGAGAATAGTATATTGATACCCAGAAACTCGAAGCCTTGGATACCAAGCGTTTCGGTGAGGAGCTTGAGTTCAATGGCATAAAATATCGATATAATATCTAATATTCATTTTTGCGCCTGATAGTCAATTTGTGATGGCGATCACTTTGTTGGAACTCTGCCCCATTGATGCTGTCGAACCATATCCATTGATAGCTTTTCTGCCAAAATTGACTCGTTTCATGCTGGCCTTCAGCCGGCTTTTATGCTCCTTGATTTTTGATTCCAGCCGTATATTCTGAGCCATGAGCTGTTTGACTGCCGGAACAATCTCTTCCTGGATTTCCCGGATGGTGTCCTCTCCTGCCACTTCAGTTACTTCCCGCATGAGTTTGTCAACATTTTCCTTCATCTTTGAGAAAGCTTTGTTACGGGAGGCGGTCTGGTTGTCAAGGTCCGGCAGCACTTGGGTATTAAAAGCATTGATATGGGCCTCCGTCAGATCGTTTAAATTTTCTATGGCCTGTTTTACTTTAAAGGTTTGATTGGTCATCATATCATTCCTGAATTCCGGGTTAAACGGAAAAGCTGTTGAGCCGATTTATGCCGCCCTGGCTGCCGTATGCTGCTGCATTCGACATTGAGGCCGGGGGGATTATTTTTTTAATGGTTGCGGGTTCGCCCCTTTTTACATTGGGGACCGCCTCTTCAACCTGGCTCGGTACAGGCATGACATCGGATTCCCAGATATCTTTGAGCCGGGTAATATAATTTTCCGTGCGGTCAAGGATACTGATATCGTTGCTGATGGATACCTTAGGCAGTTCCGTCAGGATCGCCCCGTAAAGCCCCCTGAGGAACCGGGTGCCTTCATCCTGCATTTCCGTGTTCACGGATGCGTTGAGTTCGGAAACGATGGCAATTACTTTACCGATGTTCTCTCCCCGTTTTCGGGGATTATTCTCCTTTACCCCCTGCCGGGCTAGTTCTATACGGTCCAAGGCCCCCTTGAACAATAGTAGAGTAAGCTGTTCCGGCGTCATGCCCTCGTAATGGTTGGTTATGTACGTATTTACCTGGGCAATCATTAAATTCCTCCTGTCTCTGGTTTAAATAGCTGGTTATTCCGTGGTTTTATTAAAAGAATCTATCATGGACTCCATATAAGCGGATTGCGCATTCAATTGCTGTATATATGTGTCCAGGCGGGTAAAACTTTCCGTCATGGTCTCATACCGCTTGTCAAGCTGCTCGGTGGCGGTTTCGATATCTTCGGTGAGGCGGGTCATCTTTGACTCGGCTTCATCAATTCCCGTTGTTACTATCCCGGTGGATGATACCATATCCGTGATTCCGTCATTGAGAATATCGCCTAATCCCTTTATGCCGGAGTCCTCTTTACCGATAAAAAGGGCGGTTACCCCGTCTGCATTGGAAGCCAGGGTCTGATCCAGTTTGTCCTCGTCCAGGGAGAGAGTTCCGTCCTGGTTTAGCCCAAGACCGATGTCCATGAGACTGGTAAATTCCGAAGAAAGGTTTACAGAGCTGGTGAACAGATTTTTGATGGTGGAGACCATTCCCGTGATGGTGTAGTCATTTTCCAGAGGGGCGTCTGTATCATTTTCGATGTCCGTTTCCCCGGATTCTTCTGCAATGGTGCTGAGCAGTTCATTAAAATTTTCCACCAGGGCAGTGATGTTCTCTTTTACCGTTTCAGTGTCTTTCTGGATACCGATGGTGGTTTCCCCTGTTTTTTTCAGGTTCAGGGTCACCCCTGAAATCACGTCGGTGATGGCGTCATTGGTCTGGCGTTGGTACTCGACCCCGTTCACCGTGAAGGCTGAGTTCAGGGAGTCTCCATCAGCCCCGTTAACCTGTGTCATGGGCAGGTTATCGGAAACGGTAATCCTGGCCTTTTCTCCTGTATCATTGGAGGTCAGGGTCAGGCGGTAGGGGGCATCTCCCTGGCCGGTATCCACCAGGGTGGCAGTCACACCGGGATTGCCTGTGCCCGTGTTGATGGCGGCAACGGTATCTGAATAGGTAGCGCCCGGCGCCAGGCTGACATACATGGGATCTTCATTGTCCGCCCGGGAAATGCTGAAGGTTGTGTCCGGTTTTATATAGTCAAACCCTGCCAGGCTGACCTGCTCATCCACACTGTCCCCGCCGGCAACGGCCGACAGCCGGATATAATATTCGTCATTATCATTTTTTTCCACAGACGCGTTCACCAGCTGGGTGCCGTCATCATCCTTGTTGTTTTCCGAATCATTGATGGCTTCAGCAATCTGAGTCAGGTTTTTTCCGGAATCCACACTGACTGAAATGGTCTGCTGGCTTTCGGCTGCGCCGTAAAGGATATCATAGGTCTGGTCAGTGGTGGTGACGCTTTCCTCCGCGCCGGCAATGCCGGATTGAGGTGCGAGGTAAAAGGGCGAAGTTCCACTCTCAACACCAACGGTCTGCCAGGAGTTGTACCGTGCCTTTTTTGTCACATTGAGATCAAAGCTTTCAGCGGCAATACCATCGTTGGCCGTGGCCGAAAGGACCTCTTCATCCGAGATCGATACAGAAGTCTTTAAAAAATCGGACTCAAGGGAGAGGGACAGGGCATTGGATTTGAGATTGAACAGCTTGGCGTTGACGTTGTTGTATGCATCAATTTTGTCCTGAAGTGCTGTTTTTTGGGTCTCCTTGGACTTGATGGAGGCCTGATCCACCTCTTTTAGCTGGTCCAGGATGCTTTGGAGCTCAAGGCCGGAGCCCAAGCCTAATGTTGTAATTGATCCTGCCATGGTCAATCTCCGTTTTCGGTTAGGGTCATAATTAAGATGTCGGATGAACGGGGAAAAACTTAAGAAAAAAAAGCCCGGGAAACGAATTTCCGGGGCTTTGATTACAGCATTAAGCTGTGGTTAATGGTTCAAAGTTAAAGCCTTCTGCTTTACTGGAGCAGGCTCATAACGGTCTGTGAACTGGAGTTGGCCTGGCTCATGGCAAAGGTGCCGGCCTGCTGTAGTACCTGCATCTTGGTGAAGTTGGCAGATTCCTCTGCAAAGTCAACGTCACGGATGTTGGATTCCGCAGCGGACACATTCACACGGGTGGTTGTAATGTTGGCAACGGTTGAGGTCAGCTGGTTCTGTACGGAACCAAGATCCGCCCTGTTTTTATCCAGATCCTTCAGGGCAGCATCGGCAATTGCGATGGCCTGCTGGGCATCTTCCTGGGTCAGAACGCTTAAGTTAGACAGGCGGTTGGTTTCCGATTCTCCCATCTCTGCCGTGGCGAAGTTGCTGGAGGCATCATTGGCTGCCAGCTCGGTACCGGCTTTCATGACAGAACCGTTCTGCAGGGTCATGTCTGTGGTCAGAGTAATATCCGAACCGGTAACGATATCGTCTTCCAGGATTGTTCCGGCTGTATACAAAGTGCCGTCAGCTGTCGTGATATCTGAGGTCAGGTATGTGTTTTCGGCGATAGTGCTGCCTGCGGCCAGTACAGAACCTGATTTAACTAGCATATCAGTATCTGTATCAACGGTTTCATCATTTGCAAGGGTGATAGTTCCACCGAAGGTTGAGCCGTCTGTCAGAACAGAGTTCCCGGCAATTGTAGACCCCACGGCCATGGTGAAATCATCCGTCAGTGTCAGGTCTTTATCCAAATTGATACTGCCCCCCATTGTTGAGCCGGCCGCAATATTGAACGTGTTGTTGACGATCAGTTTGGATCCGGCCTTAATTGATGAATCATCCTGAAGGGTCATATCATCTTTGATGGTGATTTTCGTTGCAATAGACGAGCCGCTGGCCAGAGTTGAGTTATCAATCAGTTTGGAGCCACTCTGGAGGGTCATATCCTGTGTAATAATGATATTCGATCCCGCCTTGATTTTCGCACCCACATAAGATCCGGCCTTCAGCGTGCTTCCACTGGCAACAACAGAACCTGCATTCAGGGTCATATCAGTGTTCAGAGTGGTATCCCCTGAGGTGATAATTTTAGCGCCAATATAGCTGCTTTCTTCCAGTGTGCTTCCTGAAGTAAGCTTGGACCCGGCCAGCAGCATCATATTATCCGTGATGTTGGTGTTTGCGCCGCTGGCAGTCGTAATCTTAGCCCCAAAATATGACCCGTTTGCAAGTTTGCTGGTATCACCGGCAAGCTTGGAATCAGCGTTGAGGGTCATGTCATCGGTCAGGGTTGTTTTGCCGCCGCTGGCTGTAACAACATCGGCTGCAAAAGAAGAGCCGTTTGCAAGTTTATTGGTATCACCGGCAAGCTTGGAACCAGCGTTGAGGGTCATGTCATCGGTCAGGGTTGTTTTGCCGCCGCTGGCTGTGACGATGGCTGCATCGAAATAGGAACCTGTTTTCAGTTGACTGGTATCACCTGCCAGTTTGGATCCGCCTTTCATGGTCATGTCATCGGTCAGGGTTGTTTTGCCGCCGCTGGCTGTGACAACATCCGCCCCAAAAGAAGAGCCTGCTTCTAAGGTTGAACCACTGGCCAATACAGCTCCTGCTCTAAGGGATGTTATGCCGCCGGCGCTCAGGGTCTGATCGCCGCTCAAGGTAATGTCCTGTGTCAATGTACCTGAAACAGTACCGACACCCGACTTGCCTGTAATGGTCTGTCCAGCAGCTAACACGGTACCGGCTTTCAAGACTGTACCGGAGGTCAGTGCGGAGCCGTCTGCAATGACGCCGTCCTGAGTTGACGCTTGCGTGTTGCCGGCATGCAACTTGGTGCTTGCACCAAAGACCGTACCCGCCCCTATGGTGGAGCCTGAACCGAGTACGGAACCTGCTTTGAGCAGACTGTCCTGAACAGTTGCATTGGTGCCTGAGTCATCCAGGGTGACGTCCGCACCGACAACAGAGTTTGCTGCTATGGTGGAGCCTGAACCGATGATCGAACCGGCCTTGAGAAGACTGGAGCCTGTGGTTGCATTAGTACCTGAATCATCCAGGGTGACATCCGCACCGACAACAGAGTTTGCTGCTATGGTGGAGCCTGAACCAAGAACCGATCCGGATTTCAGTACGCTGGTTCCCACAGATGAACTTGTCCCTGAGTCATCCAGAGTAACGTCTCCGCCTACAACAGTGTTTGCGGCAATGATAGAGCTTGCGGCTAAAACAGAATCTGCTGCAATTAGGCTGTCTCCAATCGTGTTGCTCGTCGATTCGTGGAGAGTAAAATCACCTCCCAGAATCGTATTGGCGGCAACCTCCGAATCATCCTTCATGGTGGATGTTTCTTTAATCAAACTCTCACCAATGGTCTGGATTGTATTGGTTGAGTTATCCATGACAACATCGCCGCCCAGAATTGTATTGGCTGAAATTTCAGTGTTTGTATTAAGGATGGAGCCCTCGGTGATAAGACTTTCACCATTTGTTGAATTGGTACCCTGAATTCGGACGTTGTCTGTGATTTCAGAACCTGAGGCAAGATCACTGTTTGCAATCAGGACAGATCCCTGGGTGAGGGTGGAGTCCTGGGTGGTGCTGATATTGTCGTTGTCTATGTAATCACCGTTAACATCTTGTCCTGTGGTCCAGCCTGCAGTTAAAACAGTATCCTTAGCAAGAACCGATTCAGATTTAAGATTTGACTCCAAAGTTGTAGTTCCGGAACTGCCGTCGAGTTCCAGGGTGTCTGTCAGTGCTATGGCATCGCCGCCACCCACATTGTTGACAATGATTTCACTTGAACCCGTTTGATTCAGTGTTACATACCCCGCTGTAGTCATCTCTGAATCTCTGAGCACCTCTTCAGTTCCTGAGCCTCCGGTTTCAACCTTGATGGCGCGGCCATCGGAAGTCAGCGTCAGGTAACCTGAGGAATCCACAGAGGCGACAACGCCGTGACCGGACGTTTTGGAGTTAATCGCTTTTACCAGTGCGCCGTCTGAATCGTTGGTCTGGACCTCCACTTGACCGATGATTACGTCGTTGATTGAAAATCCTGTGTCTGTAGTTCCGGCTGCGATATTCAAGTCGGTTGTTGACTTTACTGTGGCAGAGGCAGAGATGCCAAGAGTGTCGCTGAGCTGGTTAATAGCATCTGCAACGGCGCCCATACCGTGCTCTTTGGAGTTGTCAAAGGCAACTTCTACAGATTTAACATTGAAGCTTTGGTTTTTCTGGTTGCTGTAGACACTTAAATCTATCGTCCCGGCCTGATTGTCTTTCAATGTCAGCTGAGACGTCGTCGTATGACCAATTTTCGTAGATTCCGAAGAAGCAATTGATATGTCTACGGTTTCTCCTGAATAGGCTCCAACCTGAAACTGTTTGTTATTAAATGAACCGGAGAGTAGTTTCTGGTTGTTGAACGAGGTGGTCTTTGCAATGATATCCAATTCTTCCATCAGTTTGTTTATATCTGACTGGATGGCGGAACGGGAGTCGGT comes from uncultured Desulfobacter sp. and encodes:
- a CDS encoding type II toxin-antitoxin system RelE/ParE family toxin — encoded protein: MIKKYQVRLTREVQNDLEKIYYYIADDSINTAKHFILQLEEEVYSLETFPDRNPFIPENDFFGTNYRHLIYKKYRVVYRIAEKSVYILRIFHGAKLLSL
- a CDS encoding type II toxin-antitoxin system Phd/YefM family antitoxin — translated: MTLSITEDIRSITDLKRNTNSILEQINRTKRPVILTVNGKAEAVLLGANEYEKIASAFNLLKLLIPGEEDIKNKRYKEARNFFKEFKCDKEISG
- a CDS encoding AAA family ATPase encodes the protein MAERKKFPLGTQDFETLKKNSEFYLDKTPQLHSLLENSGRYNFLSRPRRFGKSLMLSVLKNLFLGNKELFEGLYIYDYFEFKKYPVLHLSFAGISKSDDLGEYIKYNGKIHIDEKVIKIKDFDYFNIGAILEETSQKAGQPAVVLIDEYDKPILVHLKNVQKAEEVRDFFQGFYAPVKDSDQYIKFFMMTGLTKLMKMSIFSELNHLKDISFVGRYTDLIGYTQNEVEKNFREEINVIAQKKDKGVQQLLQQIKEEYNGFNFGDKQLYNPWDINNFIENEAFGYYWSETGIPSAISAYMQSTAVDIQNIIDKERNNTLSVNEMKLRVQDLQQLQPEVLLFNAGYLAIRYKDEKNHYYLKFPNKEAEQVMLEYFLDLSLGKNYDLDEWKEVSNQITSGIFAKNQETIQAGITKLIYQNCAHLPYDWHNKNPEGWLKSMVGVAIRMNNIYYIGENQNIIGRTDLHIPKDDTVYVLEFKVDGNTEEAIKQIEDNYELSYKNSFAKVVKIGINWDRQGKEVEALLAL
- a CDS encoding Arc family DNA-binding protein, with product MNGDDIMPSITVRNVPDEVHRALRVRAAKHGRSAEAEIREILENAVQPEGRVKLGSLLARIGRKINLTDGEFSIFEQSRDKTPAKPLDF
- a CDS encoding PIN domain-containing protein, which codes for MTVAELRFGVASLPVGKRRDELETCIENQILPLFAGRVRPFDIDCTTAYAELMAKAKASGLAIAAADGYIAAIAATNRFSVATRDVSPFQAAGVNVINPWEFRG
- the fliS gene encoding flagellar export chaperone FliS, which gives rise to MIAQVNTYITNHYEGMTPEQLTLLLFKGALDRIELARQGVKENNPRKRGENIGKVIAIVSELNASVNTEMQDEGTRFLRGLYGAILTELPKVSISNDISILDRTENYITRLKDIWESDVMPVPSQVEEAVPNVKRGEPATIKKIIPPASMSNAAAYGSQGGINRLNSFSV
- the fliD gene encoding flagellar filament capping protein FliD gives rise to the protein MAGSITTLGLGSGLELQSILDQLKEVDQASIKSKETQKTALQDKIDAYNNVNAKLFNLKSNALSLSLESDFLKTSVSISDEEVLSATANDGIAAESFDLNVTKKARYNSWQTVGVESGTSPFYLAPQSGIAGAEESVTTTDQTYDILYGAAESQQTISVSVDSGKNLTQIAEAINDSENNKDDDGTQLVNASVEKNDNDEYYIRLSAVAGGDSVDEQVSLAGFDYIKPDTTFSISRADNEDPMYVSLAPGATYSDTVAAINTGTGNPGVTATLVDTGQGDAPYRLTLTSNDTGEKARITVSDNLPMTQVNGADGDSLNSAFTVNGVEYQRQTNDAITDVISGVTLNLKKTGETTIGIQKDTETVKENITALVENFNELLSTIAEESGETDIENDTDAPLENDYTITGMVSTIKNLFTSSVNLSSEFTSLMDIGLGLNQDGTLSLDEDKLDQTLASNADGVTALFIGKEDSGIKGLGDILNDGITDMVSSTGIVTTGIDEAESKMTRLTEDIETATEQLDKRYETMTESFTRLDTYIQQLNAQSAYMESMIDSFNKTTE
- a CDS encoding flagellin, giving the protein MALRLNTNVASLNAHKNMVKNDNALSSSLERLSSGLRINKAADDASGMSIADSLKSQANGLGQAIKNANDGINIVQTADAALEESINIINTIKTKSIQAAQDGQTTDSRSAIQSDINKLMEELDIIAKTTSFNNQKLLSGSFNNKQFQVGAYSGETVDISIASSESTKIGHTTTSQLTLKDNQAGTIDLSVYSNQKNQSFNVKSVEVAFDNSKEHGMGAVADAINQLSDTLGISASATVKSTTDLNIAAGTTDTGFSINDVIIGQVEVQTNDSDGALVKAINSKTSGHGVVASVDSSGYLTLTSDGRAIKVETGGSGTEEVLRDSEMTTAGYVTLNQTGSSEIIVNNVGGGDAIALTDTLELDGSSGTTTLESNLKSESVLAKDTVLTAGWTTGQDVNGDYIDNDNISTTQDSTLTQGSVLIANSDLASGSEITDNVRIQGTNSTNGESLITEGSILNTNTEISANTILGGDVVMDNSTNTIQTIGESLIKETSTMKDDSEVAANTILGGDFTLHESTSNTIGDSLIAADSVLAASSIIAANTVVGGDVTLDDSGTSSSVGTSVLKSGSVLGSGSTIAANSVVGADVTLDDSGTNATTGSSLLKAGSIIGSGSTIAANSVVGADVTLDDSGTNATVQDSLLKAGSVLGSGSTIGAGTVFGASTKLHAGNTQASTQDGVIADGSALTSGTVLKAGTVLAAGQTITGKSGVGTVSGTLTQDITLSGDQTLSAGGITSLRAGAVLASGSTLEAGSSFGADVVTASGGKTTLTDDMTMKGGSKLAGDTSQLKTGSYFDAAIVTASGGKTTLTDDMTLNAGSKLAGDTNKLANGSSFAADVVTASGGKTTLTDDMTLNADSKLAGDTSKLANGSYFGAKITTASGANTNITDNMMLLAGSKLTSGSTLEESSYIGAKIITSGDTTLNTDMTLNAGSVVASGSTLKAGSYVGAKIKAGSNIIITQDMTLQSGSKLIDNSTLASGSSIATKITIKDDMTLQDDSSIKAGSKLIVNNTFNIAAGSTMGGSINLDKDLTLTDDFTMAVGSTIAGNSVLTDGSTFGGTITLANDETVDTDTDMLVKSGSVLAAGSTIAENTYLTSDITTADGTLYTAGTILEDDIVTGSDITLTTDMTLQNGSVMKAGTELAANDASSNFATAEMGESETNRLSNLSVLTQEDAQQAIAIADAALKDLDKNRADLGSVQNQLTSTVANITTTRVNVSAAESNIRDVDFAEESANFTKMQVLQQAGTFAMSQANSSSQTVMSLLQ